A single window of Pseudarthrobacter defluvii DNA harbors:
- a CDS encoding YoaK family protein, which yields MKTHFFGSADRLHLVLMLALTFSTGVVDAMGYLGLDRVFTGNMTGNVVLLGMAMAGGTSLPVLRPALALAFFMLGAALAGRALRRSGEGWSAQTSGALSAVSLGLWLLTVFVLLAPVQSDPTLGSIVTSALALLMGTQAATAKRLKVAEITTVVVTSTITGLASDSRLAGGKGTFWQRRALAIGLIMLGALAGAAALHVHLALALSVAAVIATAVTVAGHAAHRRSLAEAATSSESPSLARD from the coding sequence GTGAAGACACACTTTTTCGGGTCGGCTGACCGCCTGCACCTGGTGCTCATGTTGGCCCTGACGTTCTCCACGGGCGTGGTGGATGCGATGGGCTACCTCGGCCTGGACCGCGTCTTCACCGGAAACATGACCGGCAACGTGGTGCTGCTGGGCATGGCAATGGCCGGCGGAACAAGCCTTCCTGTGCTGCGGCCGGCGCTGGCGCTGGCCTTCTTCATGCTGGGGGCGGCCCTGGCAGGGCGGGCCCTTCGGCGCAGCGGCGAAGGCTGGTCGGCGCAGACCTCCGGCGCCCTGTCCGCCGTATCGCTGGGTCTGTGGCTCCTCACGGTCTTCGTGCTCCTGGCTCCGGTGCAGTCTGACCCCACCCTCGGGAGCATCGTCACCAGCGCGCTCGCCCTGCTCATGGGGACCCAGGCCGCCACGGCGAAACGCCTGAAGGTCGCGGAGATCACCACCGTGGTGGTCACCTCGACCATCACCGGACTTGCCTCCGACTCCCGGCTGGCAGGCGGCAAGGGAACATTCTGGCAGCGGCGGGCACTGGCCATCGGCCTGATCATGCTTGGGGCCCTGGCCGGGGCGGCAGCGCTGCATGTGCACCTGGCACTTGCACTGTCAGTGGCTGCCGTCATCGCCACCGCAGTCACCGTGGCAGGCCACGCCGCCCACCGCCGTTCACTGGCGGAAGCGGCAACGTCCTCGGAGAGCCCCTCGCTGGCGCGGGACTGA
- a CDS encoding DUF4194 domain-containing protein codes for MTPSETETRTPEELPAVVTRLFKGVLYVENDEKIWQSLLGLTSQVRDYVSVLGLDLILDESEGYAFLRSREDPDNTLPRLIARRTLTFNVSLLLALLRGRMLEFDTNSSELRLIMTEQEIADMVSVFLPESSNEAKILDRLGADIKKVVELGFLRKLKGQADTYEVARVLKAYVDAQWLEEFDARLADYRATLAGEPLAGASATEEGK; via the coding sequence ATGACCCCCAGCGAAACCGAGACCCGGACGCCGGAGGAGCTGCCCGCCGTCGTCACCAGACTCTTCAAAGGCGTGCTCTACGTGGAGAACGACGAGAAGATCTGGCAGTCCCTCCTGGGGCTGACCTCGCAGGTGCGTGACTACGTCTCCGTGCTTGGCCTGGACCTGATCCTGGACGAATCGGAAGGTTACGCGTTCCTGCGCTCGCGCGAGGACCCGGACAACACCCTCCCCCGGCTCATCGCGCGCCGCACCCTTACCTTCAACGTCAGCCTGCTGCTGGCGCTGCTGCGGGGCCGGATGCTGGAGTTCGACACGAACAGCAGCGAGCTGCGGCTCATCATGACTGAACAGGAGATCGCGGACATGGTCTCGGTCTTCCTGCCCGAGTCCAGCAACGAGGCGAAGATCCTGGACCGGCTCGGCGCGGACATCAAGAAGGTGGTGGAACTCGGCTTCCTGCGCAAGCTCAAGGGGCAGGCCGACACGTATGAGGTGGCCCGGGTCCTGAAGGCGTACGTGGACGCGCAGTGGCTGGAGGAGTTCGACGCGCGGCTGGCTGACTACCGCGCCACACTGGCCGGCGAGCCCTTGGCCGGAGCATCGGCAACGGAGGAGGGCAAGTGA
- a CDS encoding DUF3375 domain-containing protein: protein MDFYAINSLRENHAGWSLLRAQNAPLALAFFMAAFTGPNQRNLGRQQLIDVLDDVLFGLRDAEGEERFPRRAVEYLDDWASDERKWLRKYYVPGEDEPHYDLSAAAEDVIRWVESLRGREFVATQSRLTSIFAVLKQLVQQSETDPEVRLAELRRQRDGIDDEMQRIRDGNIRVMTGPEALDHLQQLTTLAKDLLSDFREVEQNFRKLDRQVREQIATWDGTQGELLESIFGNQQDISSSLQGRTFQGFWDYLMSPQLRTELQDLLHRATRIEALAHTDSLHAVANLHQDWLPAVEQTQATVRQLSQQMRRLLDDKVFLENKRIMQLIRSVESGALGTREAPPSGLFMEIDAPSVDVVLPFERPLYEPSRKVMVDDAVLTADDLDVDADALFSQFFVDKERLRGNIDAVLADAEQATLGDVTAAYPLSQGLAELVAYYQLATESDWATINPEQEQRLSWRLPDGSTREATIEHIIFGRPA, encoded by the coding sequence ATGGACTTCTACGCCATCAATTCGCTGCGCGAAAACCACGCAGGCTGGTCACTCCTCCGCGCCCAGAATGCACCCCTTGCCCTGGCGTTCTTCATGGCCGCGTTCACTGGGCCCAACCAGCGCAACCTGGGGCGGCAGCAGCTGATCGATGTCCTGGACGACGTCTTGTTCGGCCTCCGGGATGCGGAAGGGGAAGAACGCTTCCCGCGACGGGCAGTCGAATACCTGGATGACTGGGCCTCGGACGAGCGGAAATGGCTCCGCAAGTACTACGTACCGGGGGAAGACGAGCCGCATTATGACCTCAGCGCGGCAGCGGAGGACGTCATCAGGTGGGTGGAGAGCCTGCGCGGCCGCGAGTTCGTCGCCACCCAGTCGCGCCTCACCAGCATCTTCGCCGTCCTCAAGCAGTTGGTCCAGCAGTCGGAGACCGACCCGGAGGTCCGGCTTGCCGAGCTGCGGCGCCAGCGGGACGGAATCGACGACGAGATGCAGCGGATCCGCGACGGCAACATCCGCGTCATGACCGGCCCCGAGGCCCTGGACCACCTCCAGCAGCTCACCACACTGGCCAAGGACCTGCTGTCCGATTTCCGCGAGGTCGAGCAGAACTTCCGCAAGCTGGACCGGCAGGTGCGGGAGCAGATCGCCACCTGGGACGGAACGCAGGGCGAGCTGCTCGAATCCATCTTCGGCAACCAGCAGGACATCAGCAGCTCGCTCCAGGGCCGCACCTTCCAGGGCTTTTGGGACTACCTTATGTCCCCGCAGCTGCGCACCGAACTGCAGGACCTGCTGCACAGGGCCACCCGGATCGAGGCGCTCGCGCACACGGACAGCCTGCACGCCGTCGCCAACCTCCACCAGGACTGGCTGCCCGCCGTCGAACAGACCCAGGCCACCGTCCGCCAGCTCTCCCAGCAGATGCGCCGCCTCCTCGACGACAAGGTCTTCCTCGAGAACAAGCGCATCATGCAGCTGATCCGCAGCGTCGAATCCGGCGCGCTCGGCACCCGGGAGGCGCCGCCGTCGGGCCTTTTCATGGAGATCGACGCGCCGTCCGTGGACGTGGTGCTGCCATTCGAACGGCCGCTGTATGAGCCCAGCCGCAAGGTGATGGTGGACGACGCCGTCCTCACCGCCGACGACCTGGACGTGGACGCGGACGCCCTGTTCAGCCAGTTCTTCGTGGACAAGGAACGGCTGCGGGGCAACATCGACGCAGTCCTGGCCGACGCCGAGCAGGCAACGCTCGGCGACGTGACGGCCGCGTATCCGTTGTCGCAGGGTCTTGCTGAGCTGGTGGCGTACTACCAGCTGGCCACGGAATCGGACTGGGCCACCATCAACCCGGAACAGGAACAGCGGCTCTCCTGGCGGCTGCCGGACGGCAGCACCCGCGAAGCCACCATTGAACATATCATCTTCGGAAGGCCGGCATGA